The genomic segment ATAAGTATTGAAAAGTTTTGGTGTGGATTTTTGGATTATTACTTTGGAATATATAATCAGGTAAAGAAGGTTCGGGTTATTCTGCAGGATATTGGTAACTTAATTTTTGGTTTAATTTCTGATATTTTGCTACAGATTGACCTTAATGTTAAAGGTAAAGAGGGTGGAGCAACGATTAAAAATCTTAATTTTAGCACCTTGATAGTTGCATCTTTACTGTTAGTAATTTCACTTATTTTTATGTTATATTAGTTATTTAATTTTTTGTGTCAAAAGAGTAAGGGGGAGCAATATGGAGAATGTAAAGAAGTCTGCAACTATTGATATCAATGATTATGAGTTTATTGTACATTTATCTACTGAAGATAATGGTACGGCGAGGTGGGAAAAATGAGGAAGGTCATAGTGTTTTTAATTATTCTTGCTTTAGGCTTTACAGTTGCAGTTATTGTCAGTGATATGCCGACTTTTGGCAGTAAGATGGTGCCTAGTAATAATCAGGTCTCTCAGCATTACATTAAGAATAGCGTTGAAGAAACCAAATCTCACAATATTGTAGGGGCTATTTTAGTAGATTATCGAGCTTATGATACATTAATTGAGATAATTGTTCTATTTACCACTTCAGTTATTGTAAGTTCTTTGTTTATTATTCAGAATTCAGATAATTCTGCTTCTCAAAATAAATATTAATTATCTTTAAG from the Acetohalobium arabaticum DSM 5501 genome contains:
- the mbhE gene encoding hydrogen gas-evolving membrane-bound hydrogenase subunit E produces the protein MFLIILALGFTVAVIVSDMPTFGSKMVPSNNQVSQHYIKNSVEETKSHNIVGAILVDYRAYDTLIEIIVLFTTSVIVSSLFIIQNSDNSASQNKY